DNA sequence from the Suttonella indologenes genome:
ATAAATATTGGCGCGTAACGATAATTTCATGGCAATGCTGTCTGAAATATTTGTGCCTCTGCATCGAATCATTCCCTTTTCCAATGTTGAAGGGCAAGGAAATAGAACCAGCATTTTCCTGCAAGGCTGCAAATTAAACTGTCTGTATTGCCATAATCCGGAAACCATTCCCCGTTATTCAAAAGATGCCCAATCGGGCAGTTTGCAATATCTATATGAACAAGTCATGGAAGCCGTGCCGTTTATTCGAGGCGTAACGATTTCCGGCGGAGAACCGACTATTCATTATCAGCAAATTATTCCTTTATTTGAAGCATTGAAAAAAGAAGGTCTGACTTGTTATTTAGACAGCAGCGGATTTTTCAACTATGAAGTTATCAAACCCTTAATTGCCGTAACAGATAAATTTTTATTTGATTTAAAAGGCGATGGCATGGGGCTGCAAAGTTTATGTTTAGACCGCAAAAATCATCAAGGAATCGTGCCGGAAAACCTCTTCCCCGATAAACATCATATAAGACCGGAGAATTTGCAAAGAAATTTATATAATTTATCCAAACTGTTACCTGAAGGAAAAATTGAAGAAGTTCGCTTGGTATTTATCAATCAATTTTTTGATGCCAAATCTTTAATTCATAAAGCGGCATCACTGCTTCAAACATATCCTGATGTATTGCTAAAAATTATCCGTGTTCATACGAAAGGAGCCAGAGATGCCGATGGGTTAGAAAAATTCGTTCCTAGCATAGAAGAAACCGACGAACTGTCGGCTTATGCAAAAAAATGCGGTATTCAGAGAGTGACGACGATTTATTGATTATCCGATGGGGTTTTTATGAGTATATTAATTAGTATCTTAGGTATATTTGTTCTTTTAGGAATCGGTTTTTTATTATCTAATAATAAAAAGGCTATTAATTTTAGAACGGTATTAGGTGCATTAGCCATTCAAACTGCTTTTGCAGCTTTGATTTTATACGTGCCGGCAGGACGCAATGCGCTGTTGGCAATGGCTAACGGCGTCAGTGCGGTAATTGCATATGGCAACGAAGGCATTAATTTTATTTTCGGAGGATTGGCCGATCCTTCAAACGTCGGCTTTATTTTTGGGGTTAAAGTATTGCCGGTGATTATCTTCTTCTCCGCATTAATTTCCGTGCTGTATTATATCGGCGTCATGCAATGGGTTATTAAAGTTTTAGGCGGCGGTTTGCAAAAAGCCCTAGGCACGTCAAAAGCCGAATCCATGTCTGCGGCAGCCAATATTTTTGTCGGACAAACGGAAGCGCCCCTAGTCGTTAAGCCCTTTGTCAGCCGTATGACAGAATCCGAATTGTTTGCCATTATGGTAGGCGGCACGGCTTCGATTGCGGGCTCGGTATTGGCAGGTTATGCGGGCATGGGCGTGCCTTTAACCTATTTGATCGCCGCTTCGTTTATGGCGGCTCCGGCAGGTCTGCTGTTTGCTAAACTATTGTATCCGCAAACAGAAGCCTTCCGAGACACCTTAGAAGAATCGCATGATGAAGAAAAACCGCATAATATTGTCGAAGCGCTTGCCAATGGTGCTAGTGCGGGCATGAGATTAGCGGTGAATGTGGGCGCAATGCTCGTCGCCTTCATCGCCATGATTGCATTGATTAACGGCATTATCGGCGGTATCGGCGGATTATTCGGCATAGAAGGACTGACTCTACAAGTGCTACTAGGCTATGTTTTCCAACCGCTTGCCTATTTAATCGGCGTACCTTGGAGTGAAGCAGGCATTGCCGGACAAATGATCGGCATGAAATTAGCCGTTAACGAATTTGTCGGCTATTTGGAATTTGCCCAATATTTGCAAGCCGATGCTGCGGTTATGCTTAGCGATAAAACCAAAGCCATCATCACTTTTGCTTTGTGCGGATTCGCCAATTTAAGCGCGATTGCGATTTTAATCGGCGGCATCGGCAGTATGGCACCTAACCGCCGCTCCGATATTGCGCGTTTGGGCATGAAAGCTGTTATCGCCGGTACTTTGGCAAACCTGATGAGTGCTACGATTGCCGGGCTTTTTATTGACTTAAGCGGCGTTGCTTTAGTCTAAAGATATAGCGATGACTATAGTCGGAGAAGTGTAGTACAAGGCGGCGAGCCGCAGACAGTACAGATAGTACGGCAAGGCGAGCCAACGCCGTAATACTTTTTCAATTCTTCGACTATAAAACAAAAGGCGGCATAAGCATTCCTTAATCCGCCTCGTTCATCAACAATCAATAGAAAAAGCCGGCATATGCCGGTTTTTCCTTCTCTAGCAAAAACGCCCCGCGAAGGGGGCGTTTTGCACAGAATTATACGATTATTTAGCGCGATAAATTTGCAAAGTATTGGTAGCGCCTTGCTGATGCATTTGCATACCGCTGGTGATCACGAACAAATCGCCGCTTTCTACCACGCCGCGGAATTGCAGATGCGCTTCCACTTCTTGAATGGCGGTTTCTTGGTCTTTGCTCACATCCAACATCATCGGACGTACACCGCGGTAAATCGCCATTTTACGCTGCACGTTGACATTGGAAGTCAGTGCGTAAATCGGAATATTCACGCCGTAGCGGCTCATTTGGAAAGGCGTGGTACCGCTTTCAGTCAAAGCCACAATGGCTTTGGCATTGATTTTGCGCGCCGCATATACTGCGCCTTCGGCAATCACATGGTCGATACGGTTGGCCGAATTGATATTCATATCAATGTTTTCCAAAGGATACTCCGCTTTTTCCGCCGCTTGACAGATAATCGCCATAGTACGCACGGTTTCAAAAGGATATTTACCCACCGCCGATTCGGCAGACAGCATGACCGCATCAGTACCGTCTAATACGGCATTCGCCACATCGGACACTTCCGCACGGGTCGGTACCGGATTGACAATCATGCTTTCCATCATCTGAGTAGCAGTAATGGTAAAGCGGCGTAATTTGCGAGCCATTGAAATCATTTGTTTTTGCAGAGCAGGTACGGCGGCATTGCCGACTTCAACCGCCAAATCGCCGCGCGCTACCATGATGCCGTCACTGGCTTTAATGATTTCTTCTAAGTTTTGAATTGCTTCCACACGTTCGATTTTTGCAATCAAACCCGGTTGAACATTATGTGCAGAAGAGCTGCCTTGCATGACCAACTGACGCGCCAATTCCATATCCGAAGCCGATTTTACGAAGCTGATCGCCACATAATCCACGCCGATGGCTAATGCGGTTTTCAAATCTTCCATGTCTTTTTCGGTCAAAGCCGGTGCCGACAAACCGCCGCCTTGCTTATTGATGCCTTTATTGCTTTTCAGCGGCGCACTGTTTTCAACGATGGTATGAATTTGACTGCCGTCCACTTTTTTCACTGTCAGTGTTAATAAGCCGTCATCTAGCAGCAAAATATCGCCCGGCGCCACATCATTGGGCAGATTTTCATAATCCAAACCTACGCGCTGCTGATTGCCTTCGCCTTTATAAGCAGCATCTAAAATAAACGTATCGCCTTCGACCAAATCAATGCGGCCGTTTTCAATTTTGCCGACGCGGATTTTAGGGCCTTGCAGATCCGCAATAATGGCTACTTGACGACCGGCGCGCTCTGAGGCTTCGCGGACTTTGCGCGCATTTTCTTCATGGAAAGCGGCAGTACCGTGACTAAAATTAAACCGCACCACATTCAAGCCCACACGAATCATCTGCTCGAGAATATCCACTTCGCTACTGGCAGGTCCGAGAGTGGCAACGATTTTGGTGTGATGACTGATACGGGTAAGATCACGCTTAAGACTCATAAAAACTCCTTAAATAAAATGCAACAACTGTGCGTCGGTGGCGAGAGCATCTAGTGGCACATCCCAGTCTCGCCGCTGGATATGATCAATTAACTGACATTCGTAAGCAAAGCCGATTAGCCAAGGACGATGCCCGCGTATTTTATCGGCAAATGTGCGGTCATAAAAGCCTCCGCCCATACCCAGACGATTGCCCTTTACATCAACGCCGACCAAAGGCACTAAGACGACATCAAAATCCCCCTGCCATTCAGCGCTTGCATCAGATGGCGTCGCGATACCGAAAATATCTTTTATCAAAACTGTATCGCGGCGATATTCCCGCCAAGCAAGCGCCGCCTGCTTTTCTTTAACCACGGGCAAATACAGAGATTTCTTCTGCCGCCATAAAGTATCTACTAAGACACTAGTATCGATTTCTTCCGGCAAAGATAAAAACACGCCGATATGCTGAGCCTGCGACAATTGCGCCAAAAATTGCTGCGCATATTGCGCCGCCGCCGCGCTTTTTTGCTGACGCAGCATACCTGCAATCGCTTGCCGTCGTCTGCGTAACTCATTGCGTACTGCGTTTAAATTACCCAACCTTCAGGATCCTTACCGATTTGAATGCGGCGAATATGGCTTTGTACGGCGTTTTTATCTGCATCAGGCACAATTTGTTCAATAAAATCATAATGTACGGCGCGCAAACGCTTGGTTTCGTGCCAAGTCAGATAGGTTTGGAACTGCCCCACCCAGGGCGAGAGCGGATACATGATCAAATCCTTATCCAATTCATGGTCATATGCCATATCCGCAATCACGGCAACCCCCATGCCGCGGCGGGCATAACTTTTCATCATATCCGCGCTGCGCGCGGTAACAATAATTCGCGGCTGCAAACCGGCTTCCGCCATCACGCTCGCTAAGCCCGAAGAACCCTTATGCGAGGTGACATAAGTAATCAAAGGATATTTCGCCACATCCGCCAAAGATTGCGGACCTTTTGCCGCCAAAGGATGATTTTTAGGCACAACTAAGACTAAATTCCAACTCATCGCCGGCAAATAAATCAATTGCCGTAACTCACCGGCATAGGGAGCTAAAGATAAGGCGGAAAACCAAGCGAAATCCGCCTCTTGATTTTGTACCCACTCTAAAATCTGGCTATTGGTTCCTTCCATGATATTGAGCGGAATATTCGGATAAGCCCGCTGCATATAAGGCATGGTGCTAGAAAGGCGGTAATGCGCCAAAGTATTGGTCGTGGCGATGTGCAGTTGCGAAAAACGCTCTTCCTGAGAGCGCAAGCCCAACTGACGAATATTTTCAATCCCCAATAACACGCGGTCGATTTCCGGCATTAAAGCGTCGCCCAAAGGCGTCAAACCGGTAAAACTTTTGCTATTGCGTTTAAAGACCTGCATACCCAACATATCTTCAAACATCTTAATCTGCTTGCTGACCGCCGGCTGCGACATATGCAAAGCCTCCGAGGCGGCCGTTACATTGTAGCCGTTATGCACTACCGCCCACACACATTGCAGTTGTCGTAATTTCATATTCTTTTCGCTTATTTGACAGATACGCTGTTAACAATGTGCAAAATCATGCAAATCCAATACCCAATCAAAAATTTGTAAGCGCATTCAAGCTCCATTTTTCTCCGCTCAACAGGATTTCATAACCAAATCGCATAATAAAGCCCATAACCTGACGCTATAAGACTATAAATAAATACTCTTTACGCCTTCACGGCAAATCCACTAACATAAGCCTACTTATCAACAAGCAGGAGTTCCCATGATTTACAACAATATTCTCGATACCATCGGACACACGCCGATCGTGCGTATCAACCGTCTGGCACCGAAACACGTGGAAATGTACGTCAAATTGGAATCGCGCAATCCCGGCGGTTCGGTCAAAGACCGCTTGGCATATGCCGTCATTACCGACGCAGAACGCCGCGAACTCTTAAAACCGGGACAAACCGTCGTGGAAGCCACCTCCGGCAATACGGGCATTGCCTTGGCAATGGTCTGCGCGGCAAAAGGCTATCCTTTCGTCGCCGTCATGACAGAAACCTTTTCGGTTGAACGGCGCAAACTCATCCGCAGCTTCGGCGGCAAAGTCATCTTAACCCCTGCCGCCGAACGCGGACAAGGCATGGTGCGCGTCGCCAAAGAATTAGCCGAGAAAAACGGTTGGTTCCTCGCCAATCAATTCGCCAACCCCGCCAACCCGCAATATCATCGCGAAACCACCGCCGCTGAAATCCTGCGCGACTTCGCCGGCCGCCGCCTCGATTATTTCGTCAGCGGCTACGGCACAGGCGGTACTATTTCAGGCACGGGCGAAGTCCTTAAAGCAGCGCGTCCGCAACTGGAAATCGTCGCCACCGAACCCGTCAACGCCCAATTACTCGCGGGCAAAGAATGGGCGCCGCATAAAATCCAAGGCTGGGTACCCGATTTCATTGCCGAAACTATGAATCAAAATATCTACGACCATCTGATTCCCGTCGGCGATGAAGAAGCCCGCGACAGCGCCCTAGCCCTTGCCACTCAAGAAGGCATCCAAACCGGCATCTCTGGCGGCGCAACCTTTAACGCTGCCCTGCAATTCGCGCAAAAAGCCGCAGAAGGCTCCGTTTTGCTCGTCATGCTGCCGGACGGCTCAGAACGCTACATGTCCACCTTCCTTTTCGAGAGCATCAATGAAGGCTCGGACGACAATCTGCTTCCCTAAGCCCTTTTCGAATTCACATGAAAATCCTCTTCTTTGCCCCGCGATGCGGGGTATTTTTTCTAAGATTAAGCCTTATTCACTTATCCACGCGAATTGTGGATAACCTTGGACAACTCCGCCCGAGCACGATTTTTTTTAAACGGCAACCGAGGCTTAAGTGCTTGCGCAAAAATTGCGCAGATAAAAATAAATTATTTAAAAACAATAGCATAAAACAGGCTATTGTAATTCTTTCAAATTTATTTCTTGCTTTGGAATAAACCGCCGCCATGCTTAAAAAATCTCCGCCTGTGGATAAAATTTGTGCAAAACCACAGCAAATTCTCAACATGAAGCCGTTTTTTATTGACGCCCAAGGCTGGTTGCAAACCCCCGACTGCCACCACCTTCCCTCTCCTCATTACAATGAACGCCCCGACAGCCAAGACATCAGCCTCTGCGTTTTGCACAACATCAGCCTGCCGCCGCTTAATTTCGGCAGCCAATACATTGACGCCCTCTTTCTGGGCAAACTCGCGGATGAGCGCCACATACATCCCTACTTTGACGACATTGCCGATTTGCGCGTCAGCGCGCACTTCTTCATCGCCCGCGACGGTGCAATCACGCAATACGTCTCCACCCTCAAACGCGCTTGGCATGCCGGACAATCACAATACCGAGGACGAGAAAACTGCAACGACTTCTCTCTCGGCATTGAACTCAATGGTGCAGACCACATCCCCTACACCCTACGCCAATACCAAAGCTGCGCGCAACTCATCACCGCCCTGCACGCTCGTCACCCGACATTCAGCCTAGAACACATTACCCACCACAGCCACATCGCCCCGCAACGCAAAAGCGACCCCGGACCTGCTTGGCGGCAAAACTACCTGCAATACCTACTGAAACAGCAACACTCCCCCACGCAGTAAAAATTTGCTAGACTGCGTGCTTTCATTTTTTATCAAGACCATGGCATTAAGCAAAAGACAATTCCTCAAAAGCGCCGCCTTGCTTGCCGCAAGCCCGCTGATTCCTGCGCGCGCGCAAATCATCATGCAAAGCCTGCTGGCGGATTTAAACGCGCAAATCCAAGCGGCGGTCAGCGAAATGCGCCAAAACGGACTGATCGACGCAGACGAAAAAACCGCTTGGCACATTACCGACATTCTCACAGGAAAAAGCTACGCAGGCATCAATGAAAACCGCCCGATGCAAAGTGCCAGCATGGTCAAACCCATGGTCATCCAAGCCTATCTTTATTGCCACTACCTCAAAAATGCCGCCGCCTATCCGCTCAACAGCCGCATTATCGATGAAATGCGCGCCATGATCGTCGACAGCAACAACGAATACACCAACCACTTCTTCAGCCGCGTAGGCGGACCCAAGAGCGTACAATGGATGCTGCGCAAACACGCCCCCGACATCTTCCGCGACATCCAAATCGTGGAAAATATCCCTGCCGGCGGCAAAGCCTACCGCAACAAAGCCTCCGCCGCCGATTACAGCCGCTTTTTATACGCCCTTTGGCATGAGCAAATGCCGGGTGCCCGCCTCTTAAAAGAAATGATGGGCATCAAAAACCACGATCGCATCAGCGTCAACACCCAACACATCCCCGAGACTCTCAGCGTTTACGACAAAACCGGCTCGACCTCGCGTTTATGCGGAAACTTCGGTATCATTGCCTACCGTAACCGCTTTGGACAATTGCGCCCCTATACCTTCACAGGCATCATCGAGAAAAGCAATTCCGCCAGCAATTACAGCCGCTGGATTACCGAACGCAGCAACCGCATGCGGGAAATTTCCGATATTGCCTATGTCTATATCGACCAATACGTCCACAGCTAAGAGATTTTTGACACTTCAAAGAGTTGAATGTATGATGCGCCATCCTGCCGACCAGTCCCTGCCTCGTTTCATCGAACCGTGGCTTTTTGCCCGCAGCCGCAGAATCGTTTCCGGTGCTTTTGATCTTCATCAGAGCCAAGAGCTCAAAGCTTGGGCGGAAGCGGACAAACCGATGCAAGTTTATATAGAAGGCTATTGCGATAATGACAACAAAGCATACCTCAAAGGTCAGCTTAACGTATCGCTTAGTTTGACTTGCCAACGATGTTTACAAGCGATGCAGTGGCAGGCGGACTTGCCCTTCGACTACCTTCTTCTGCGCTCCGAAGCCCAAGAAGAGCAAATCGAAGACGGTAGAGAAACACTCGTCTGCGCCGATGAAGAAATTGATTTGGCGTGGTTTTTAGAAGAAGAAGTGCTATTGGCAATGCCCATGATTGCCAAGCACGACAATTGCCAGTTGCCGATTGAACAAAGCCGCATCGCTCAAACTGAAGCTGAAGCGCCGCAAAGTCCTTTTGCACAACTGAAAGATTTAATGAATAACAAGGAGTAAACCATGGCAGTTCAACAAAACCGCAAAACCCCTTCAAAACGTGACATGCGCCGCAGCCACGATGCTTTAGGCTTCGCCACCATTTCAACCGACAGCGCCAGCGGCGAACGCCACTTACGCCATCATGTAAGCAAAGACGGCTTCTACCGCGGCCGCCAAGCCATTGTCAAACCTGCTGATACACTCGACTTCCAAGACGAAGAATAAGTCTCAGCGTCTTCGCGATGACACAGACAAACACAGTCACTATCGCCATTGATGCAATGGGTGGCGATATTGGCTTAGACAGCACACTGGCAGCAGCGCAAATTGCTCAACAGCAGCATTCGGCGCTGCATTTACTTTTGGTTGGCGACGAGCAAGCCATTCAAACGCACGCTCTTTTCGCCCAATTAGACAAAAATCGCTGTGAGATTTTGCACAGTTCGCAAATTGTGGCGATGGACGAACTGCCGGCTAATGTATTACGGCATAAAAACGACTCTTCCATGTGGCGCACCATTGAAATGGTGCGCGACGGTCGTGCCCAAGCCTGCGTCAGCGCGGGCAACACAGGCGCATTAATGGCAAGCGCGCGCTACATCCTCAAAATGCTCCCCCGTATTTCGCGTCCGGCGATTTGCGCCACCCTGCCGGCAATGCACGGACACGTCCATTGCTTAGACCTCGGCGCCAACGTCGATGTCAAACCCGAGCAATTGGAACAATTCGCCATCATGGGTTCCGAGCTGTCCAAAGCATTGGATAATAATCCGCAGCCTACCGTCGGTTTGCTCAATATCGGCGAAGAAGCGATTAAGGGCAATGATACGGTTAAAGAAGCAGGCAAACTGCTTGCCCAAGCGCCTATCAACTACATCGGCAACATCGAAGGTAACGACATTTTCCTCAAACAAGGGCTGAACGTTGTGGTCTGTGACGGATTCGTCGGCAATGTGGCGCTGAAATCGGTTGAAGGCATCGCCAAATTCATTCAATTAAGCCTGGAACGCGAATACAAACGCAATCTGTTGACCAAATTAGCCGCACTTTGCTCATTGCCCATCTTGAAAAAACTCAAAGGCACGATGGATCCGCGTATTTATAACGGCGCCATGTTATTAGGCTTGCAAGGACTTGTTGTCAAAAGCCACGGCAATGCCGATGCTTTCGCTTTTGCCAATGCCATCAGCCGCGCCTATTTAGCGGCAAGCAACGGTATTTTAGAACGCATCCGTACGCAATTAACCCTCCTCCCTTCCCTAGAAGAAGAAAAACCCGCATGATTTATACCCGCATTGTCAGCACCGGCAGCTATTTGCCCCAAAAAGTGCTTAGCAATCACGATTTATCCGCCATGATGGATACTTCTGACGAGTGGATACAAAGCCGCACCGGCATTAAGCAACGTCATATTGTCGCGGATAATGAAAGCAGCACCGATATGTGCGAGCAAGCCGCGATAGAGGCTTTAGCCGCCAGTCCTTATGGGGCGCAAGACATCGATCTCATCATCATCGGCACCAGCACGCCGGAATATGTTTTTCCCAGCAATGCCTCGCAATTACAGGCAAGGCTGCCTTTCCGCCCGATTCCCGCCTTAGATGTTTCCGCTGCCTGCTCCGGCTTTATTTTTGCTTTGGCTACGGCAAATGCCTACATCCAAAGCGGCATGGCGCAGCGCGCTTTAGTCATTGGCGTTGATGTTCTGAGTCGTCATGTGGACTGGCAGGACCGTAATACGGCGGTCTTATTCGGCGATGGTGCCGGTGCCGTTATTGTCGAGGCTAGTGAAACCCCCGGCATTTACGGATTCAGCCTGCATAGCGACGGCACTCACGGTCCGCTGCTATTAATAGACAAAGGTGCCGGCGCTGCTAATGAAAATTTGGCGCAACGCTCTTCTTATGTGCAAATGCAAGGACGCGAAGTCTTTAAAGTAGCGGTAAAAAGTCTTAGCGGTTTAGTCGGCGAACTGCTCGAACAATGCCAAATGCAAGCGCAAGACATTGATTTTCTCGTGCCGCATCAAGCGAATTTACGCATCATTGCCGCCACCGCAGAACACTTGAATTTGCCCATGGAGAAAGTTATTGTAACGGTTGACCGACACGCCAATACCTCTGCCGCTTCCGTGCCACTTGCCTTAGACGACGGCATCCGTTGCGGAAAAATTCAGCGCGGGCACAAAGTGCTGCTTGAAGCATTCGGTGCAGGCTTCACTTGGGGCGGTTGCATTCTCAGCTACTAAAAGGAGATTCTATGTTAGGCCTCATCTTCCCGGGACAAGGTTCGCAATCCCTCGGCATGCTTAAAGCGCTCAGCGAGCAATTTCCGCAAGTCCTGCAACGCTTTCAAGAAGCCAGCGATATTATCGGCAAAGATTTATGGACCATCGTGCAGGAAAACCCTGATGACCAACTCAATCACACCATTTACACCCAACCGATTCTGCTGACCGCCAGCTATGCCGCCTATGAAGTGCTGCAACAAGAATTAGCGATTAGCCCGCAATTTTTAGTCGGACATTCTCTCGGCGAATACAGCGCCTTAACAGTTGCCGGAGCCCTACCTTTTGCCGAAGCCGTCGCTTTGGTTCATCAACGCGGCAGCATTATGCAAGAAGCCGTTCCCTTCGGCGAAGGCGCAATGGCGGCAATTTTAGGCCTGGAAGACAAAGTGGTACGCGAAGTATGCAGCGGTATCGAAGGTGGAGAAGTCTATCCGGCAAACTACAACTCTCCCGGTCAAGTCGTCATCGGCGGTAAAAAAGCAGCTGTTGATGCAGCAATTGTCGCTGCCAAAGCCGCAGGCGCCAAACGCGCGGTCTTATTGCCGGTCAGCGTACCGTCCCATACACCGCTGATGCGTTCCGCTGCTGCAAAATTCAGCCTCTTCTTAGACCAAATTCATTGGCAGGAACCGAAAATCTCTGTGATTTTCAACGTCGATGCCAAACAACACAAAGACCGCTACGGCATCCAAGCCGCATTAGGTGCACAATTATATGAACCCGTTTTATGGACGGATTGTATTACGGCGCTCGGCGAGGCCGGCGTTAATAAAGTGATTGAAGTCGGTCCCGGCAAAGTATTGAGCGGATTGGCAAAACGTATCGACAACCGTATCAGTGCCGGCAATTTTGACAGCCCGGACCAATTAGAAGGTCTGCGCAGCTTTTTGGAGCAATAAATAAATGAATGTATTAACAGGAAAAATCGCCTTAGTCAGCGGCGCAAGCCGCGGTATCGGCAAAGCTACCCTACTCGCCTTGGGTCAGGCGGGCGCAACCGTCATCGGCACCGCCACTACAGACAGCGGCGCGGCAAAAATCACGGACGCCATTCAAGCCGCAGGCCTTAAAGGCAAAGGCATGGCATTAAATGTCAATGACGAAGCGGCAATTGAGCAAATCTTTGCCGAGATTAAACAAGCATTCGGCAGCGTGGAAATTTTGGTCAACAATGCCGGTATTACGGACGACGGCTTATTGATGCGTATGAAGCAAGAGCAATGGGATAATGTCATTAACACCAATTTGGGCAGTATCTACCGTATGAGCAAGGCGGCAAGCCGCGATATGATGAAAGCGCGTTTCGGACGCATCATCAACATTGCCTCCGTAGTTGGCGTGATGGGCAATGCTGGGCAAACCAATTATGCCGCCGCCAAAGCAGGCATTATCGGATTCTCCAAATCCTTAGCGCGCGAATTAGGTTCCCGCGGCATTACGGTAAACGTCATTGCCCCCGGTTTTATCGCCACCGATATGACCGACACCCTGCCCGAAGCGCAACGCCAAGCCTTATTGGCTTCAGTGCCTTTAGAAAAACTCGGACAGACGGAAGATATTGCCCAAGCAGCAGTATTTTTAGCCGGCGCGAATTACATCACAGGCGAAACATTGCATGTGAACGGCGGGCTGTACATGCTGTAATGCCTTTCATGCAAAAGGCTCTGACACCGACGCATTATTTCGGTATAATGCGGAAAATTTTTATCAATCCAATAGGAAAAAACATGAGCAACATTGAAGAACGTGTCATTAAAGTTATCGCTGAACAATTAAGCGTTGACGAAGCACAAGTAAAACCGGCAGCCCATTTTATTGATGATTTGGGCGCCGATTCTTTAGATTTAGTGGAATTAGTCATGACCCTTGAAAAAGAGTTTGACTGCGAAATTCCCGATGAAGACGCAGAAAAAATTACGACTGTACAAACAGCGATTGACTACGTCAAAGCCAATCAGGCTTAATCTCGGGCATTATCCGAATTCAAAAGCCACGGAAGTGTCCTTCATGCCGTGGCTTTTTTTTATTTATCGCTACTGTACGGTAATATAACAATATATCCGACAGTTAAGCATTTGCGCTCTTAGCGCGGTATCTCCTTCAATAGCAAGGCACGAATCAGTTAAGGAATATTTTTGATGAATGAAATGACTTCACGCGCCCTGAATCGGGTAGTAGTAACAGGCATGGGGATTATCAGCCCTGTGGGTAGCAGCGTGAACAGCGCTTGGGCCAATATTTTGGCAGGCAAAAGCGGCGTACGCCCCATCAGCGATTACGACGCTTCGGCATTACCTGTACGCTTCCGTGCGAATGTCATTGATTTTAACAGCGACGAATATTTCTCTGCCAAAGAAGCGCGCAAAATGGATACCTTCGTGCATTACGGCATGGCGGCAGGAATTCAAGCCATTCAAGATAGCGGCATAGACTTTGCCCATAACGAAGCCCTTGCCGAACGCAGCGGCATTATTATCGGCTCCGGCATCGGCGGCTTGCCCGGCATGCTCTCCGGCTATAAAGATTTCCTTGACGGCGGTGCCAGACGCGTTTCTCCATTTTATGTTCCTGCTAACATTATCAACATGATTTCCGGCAATTTGTCCATCCGATTCGGTTTAAAAGGTCCTGCCCTCGCAACCGCAACCGCCTGTGCCAGCGCCACCCATTCGATTGCGCAAGCCTACCGTAT
Encoded proteins:
- a CDS encoding YceD family protein, which translates into the protein MMRHPADQSLPRFIEPWLFARSRRIVSGAFDLHQSQELKAWAEADKPMQVYIEGYCDNDNKAYLKGQLNVSLSLTCQRCLQAMQWQADLPFDYLLLRSEAQEEQIEDGRETLVCADEEIDLAWFLEEEVLLAMPMIAKHDNCQLPIEQSRIAQTEAEAPQSPFAQLKDLMNNKE
- the ampD gene encoding 1,6-anhydro-N-acetylmuramyl-L-alanine amidase AmpD; the protein is MKPFFIDAQGWLQTPDCHHLPSPHYNERPDSQDISLCVLHNISLPPLNFGSQYIDALFLGKLADERHIHPYFDDIADLRVSAHFFIARDGAITQYVSTLKRAWHAGQSQYRGRENCNDFSLGIELNGADHIPYTLRQYQSCAQLITALHARHPTFSLEHITHHSHIAPQRKSDPGPAWRQNYLQYLLKQQHSPTQ
- the plsX gene encoding phosphate acyltransferase PlsX, giving the protein MTQTNTVTIAIDAMGGDIGLDSTLAAAQIAQQQHSALHLLLVGDEQAIQTHALFAQLDKNRCEILHSSQIVAMDELPANVLRHKNDSSMWRTIEMVRDGRAQACVSAGNTGALMASARYILKMLPRISRPAICATLPAMHGHVHCLDLGANVDVKPEQLEQFAIMGSELSKALDNNPQPTVGLLNIGEEAIKGNDTVKEAGKLLAQAPINYIGNIEGNDIFLKQGLNVVVCDGFVGNVALKSVEGIAKFIQLSLEREYKRNLLTKLAALCSLPILKKLKGTMDPRIYNGAMLLGLQGLVVKSHGNADAFAFANAISRAYLAASNGILERIRTQLTLLPSLEEEKPA
- the cysK gene encoding cysteine synthase A; translated protein: MIYNNILDTIGHTPIVRINRLAPKHVEMYVKLESRNPGGSVKDRLAYAVITDAERRELLKPGQTVVEATSGNTGIALAMVCAAKGYPFVAVMTETFSVERRKLIRSFGGKVILTPAAERGQGMVRVAKELAEKNGWFLANQFANPANPQYHRETTAAEILRDFAGRRLDYFVSGYGTGGTISGTGEVLKAARPQLEIVATEPVNAQLLAGKEWAPHKIQGWVPDFIAETMNQNIYDHLIPVGDEEARDSALALATQEGIQTGISGGATFNAALQFAQKAAEGSVLLVMLPDGSERYMSTFLFESINEGSDDNLLP
- a CDS encoding serine hydrolase, with amino-acid sequence MALSKRQFLKSAALLAASPLIPARAQIIMQSLLADLNAQIQAAVSEMRQNGLIDADEKTAWHITDILTGKSYAGINENRPMQSASMVKPMVIQAYLYCHYLKNAAAYPLNSRIIDEMRAMIVDSNNEYTNHFFSRVGGPKSVQWMLRKHAPDIFRDIQIVENIPAGGKAYRNKASAADYSRFLYALWHEQMPGARLLKEMMGIKNHDRISVNTQHIPETLSVYDKTGSTSRLCGNFGIIAYRNRFGQLRPYTFTGIIEKSNSASNYSRWITERSNRMREISDIAYVYIDQYVHS
- a CDS encoding beta-ketoacyl-ACP synthase III, with translation MIYTRIVSTGSYLPQKVLSNHDLSAMMDTSDEWIQSRTGIKQRHIVADNESSTDMCEQAAIEALAASPYGAQDIDLIIIGTSTPEYVFPSNASQLQARLPFRPIPALDVSAACSGFIFALATANAYIQSGMAQRALVIGVDVLSRHVDWQDRNTAVLFGDGAGAVIVEASETPGIYGFSLHSDGTHGPLLLIDKGAGAANENLAQRSSYVQMQGREVFKVAVKSLSGLVGELLEQCQMQAQDIDFLVPHQANLRIIAATAEHLNLPMEKVIVTVDRHANTSAASVPLALDDGIRCGKIQRGHKVLLEAFGAGFTWGGCILSY
- the rpmF gene encoding 50S ribosomal protein L32 → MAVQQNRKTPSKRDMRRSHDALGFATISTDSASGERHLRHHVSKDGFYRGRQAIVKPADTLDFQDEE